One stretch of Juglans microcarpa x Juglans regia isolate MS1-56 chromosome 3D, Jm3101_v1.0, whole genome shotgun sequence DNA includes these proteins:
- the LOC121253963 gene encoding dof zinc finger protein 1-like, translating into MDTAQWPQGIGVVKPMEGSRPVRARPQKDQALNCPRCNSTNTKFCYYNNYSLTQPRYFCKTCRRYWTEGGSLRNVPVGGGSRKNKRSSTSTTSSSTISSPASSSSKKLPDDLTPPAAFPHSASQNPKIHQGQDLNLAYPPTDHHQDYNNISKYHVDHLPFSTTTTDQYNKSHRQNPSSSCTTSSSQLSAMELLKTGIGTSRGLSSFIPMSVSDSSTIYTAGFPLQGFNKPTLNFSLEGFEAGGYGSSTSTLQGVQETGARLLFPIEDLKQVPTNTSEFEQNRGQGADHSTGCWNGMLGGSW; encoded by the exons ATGGATACTGCTCAGTGGCCACAG GGAATTGGAGTGGTTAAACCCATGGAGGGTTCAAGGCCTGTGAGGGCAAGACCTCAAAAAGATCAAGCCTTGAACTGCCCAAGGTGCAATTCAACTAATACCAAGTTTTGTTACTACAATAACTATAGTCTCACTCAGCCAAGATACTTCTGCAAGACTTGTAGAAGGTATTGGACTGAAGGTGGGTCCTTGAGAAATGTTCCTGTTGGAGGAGGTTCAAGGAAGAACAAGAGATCGTCAACTAGTACTACTTCCTCATCAACAATATCATCACCtgcttcttcatcttcaaagaAGCTTCCTGATGATCTGACCCCACCTGCTGCTTTCCCTCACTCTGCTTCTCAAAACCCTAAGATCCATCAGGGCCAAGACCTTAACCTAGCATACCCACCCACTGATCATCATCAGGACTACAATAACATATCTAAATATCATGTGGATCATCTACCCtttagtactactactactgacCAGTACAACAAAAGCCACCGTCAAAACCCTAGCTCCTCCTGTACTACTTCTTCATCTCAACTCTCAGCCATGGAACTGCTCAAGACTGGGATCGGTACTTCAAGAGGGTTGAGTTCCTTCATACCCATGTCTGTGTCCGATTCCAGTACCATATATACAGCTGGGTTCCCTTTGCAAGGATTCAATAAGCCAACCCTGAATTTTTCTCTAGAGGGATTTGAAGCAGGTGGGTATGGGAGTAGTACTAGTACTCTTCAAGGGGTGCAAGAGACTGGTGCGAGGCTCTTGTTTCCTATTGAGGATTTGAAACAGGTCCCAACAAACACAAGCGAGTTTGAGCAGAATAGAGGACAAGGAGCTGATCATTCTACTGGCTGCTGGAATGGAATGCTAGGAGGATCatggtaa